One window of the Tachypleus tridentatus isolate NWPU-2018 chromosome 10, ASM421037v1, whole genome shotgun sequence genome contains the following:
- the LOC143228690 gene encoding anaphase-promoting complex subunit 10-like: MMVKTGSEVDPLREEREGKVQEVGSQAVWSLSSCKPGFGVDQIRDNSLETYWQSDGPQPHLVNIQFRRKTTIQDVCIYADYKLDESYTPNRISVRAGSHFQDLQEVEMVELNEPSGWVVIPLKDSNERPIRIFLVQVAVLSNHQNGRDTHMRQIKIHSPVETSITSALNLPPFSSVQLGQYSCIR; this comes from the exons ATGATGGTGAAGACTGGAAGTGAGGTTGATCCTCTCCGAGAAGAAAGAGAAGGGAAAGTTCAGGAAGTTGGTTCCCAGGCTGTTTGGTCCTTGTCCTCGTGTAAGCCAG GGTTTGGTGTGGATCAGATACGAGATAACAGTTTAGAGACCTACTGGCAATCTGATGGACCTCAACCTCATTTAGTTAACATCCAGTTTCGAAGAAAAACCACAATTCAGGATGTCTGTATCTACGCTGATTACAAACTTGATGAAAGTTACACACCAAATAG AATATCTGTGCGGGCGGGAAGTCACTTTCAGGACCTTCAAGAGGTGGAGATGGTGGAGCTGAATGAACCAAGTGGATGGGTGGTTATTCCACTCAAAGACAGCAACGAACGTCCTATCCGTATCTTTCTTGTCCAAGTAGCTGTATTGTCCAATCATCAGAATGGCCGGGACACTCACATGAGACAGATAAAAATCCATTCTCCTGTAGAAACCTCTATCACATCAGCTCTGAACCTTCCTCCTTTCTCAAGTGTACAGTTAGGACAGTACAGTTGTATTAGGTAG